A DNA window from uncultured Methanoregula sp. contains the following coding sequences:
- a CDS encoding molybdopterin dinucleotide binding domain-containing protein, with translation MSKIHLNMITQRSIEEGAAMEKGKTNPDYFDACSICEMHEDDMKKAGIWKNTNVRVTSECGTVIVKAIHATQYVPPGLAHIRQGVWANQVVPPRTQSTGTPQYSGFPVTIEPAPEEKLKTALELVQGAVGLWQGGKI, from the coding sequence ATGTCAAAAATTCACTTGAACATGATCACCCAGCGCTCCATCGAGGAAGGCGCTGCCATGGAGAAGGGCAAGACCAATCCCGATTACTTCGATGCCTGCTCCATCTGCGAGATGCACGAGGACGACATGAAGAAAGCCGGTATCTGGAAGAACACCAATGTCCGGGTCACCAGCGAATGCGGCACGGTGATTGTGAAGGCTATCCACGCAACCCAGTACGTGCCTCCGGGCCTTGCCCACATCCGGCAGGGCGTCTGGGCCAACCAGGTTGTCCCGCCCCGGACCCAGTCCACCGGCACCCCGCAGTACAGCGGCTTCCCGGTCACGATCGAACCAGCTCCAGAAGAGAAACTCAAAACTGCCCTTGAGCTCGTGCAGGGCGCTGTCGGGCTCTGGCAGGGAGGGAAGATATAA
- a CDS encoding sulfurtransferase TusA family protein, producing the protein MTTKNLDITGKVCPYCLLVVQKHAKALKPSDELVITCDHPPAATTTIPQFAKDEGLGIDTRKTSSGVWEIRLKKK; encoded by the coding sequence ATGACAACCAAGAACCTTGATATAACCGGAAAAGTCTGCCCGTACTGCCTCCTTGTGGTGCAGAAACATGCAAAAGCATTGAAACCTTCCGATGAACTGGTCATCACCTGCGATCACCCCCCGGCAGCAACCACCACCATCCCGCAGTTTGCGAAAGATGAGGGGCTTGGCATTGATACCAGGAAAACTTCTTCCGGAGTCTGGGAGATCCGGCTGAAGAAAAAATGA
- a CDS encoding OsmC family protein — translation MSINNIDTAQVKQYKKEIQADPKEAKFTAKIEGDWLFEAGGPQFRSTVKVKDGTYTMESSHPNFAGPASRPGPMAFGLFWFAACYSSTFVTEAAMRNLVLTSVKTRVEADLDYTAQFDLGSNPLITGYRVFMDVKGSVTDAQIQDLKEYALKRCMGMFTIQHAIPLKAEVRLQK, via the coding sequence ATGAGCATCAACAACATCGACACCGCACAGGTGAAGCAATACAAGAAGGAGATCCAAGCGGATCCCAAGGAAGCAAAGTTCACCGCGAAGATCGAGGGGGACTGGCTCTTCGAAGCCGGCGGCCCCCAGTTCCGGTCAACCGTCAAGGTGAAGGACGGCACCTACACGATGGAATCCAGCCACCCGAACTTCGCCGGCCCGGCCTCCCGGCCCGGCCCGATGGCCTTTGGTCTCTTCTGGTTCGCTGCCTGTTACTCCAGCACCTTTGTCACCGAAGCAGCCATGAGGAACCTTGTGCTCACTTCGGTCAAGACCCGGGTGGAGGCGGATCTCGATTACACCGCCCAGTTCGATCTCGGCAGCAACCCCCTGATCACCGGCTACCGGGTCTTCATGGACGTGAAGGGCAGCGTGACTGATGCCCAGATCCAGGATCTCAAAGAATATGCCCTCAAGCGGTGCATGGGCATGTTCACCATCCAGCATGCAATCCCGCTCAAGGCTGAAGTCCGGCTCCAGAAATAA
- a CDS encoding formylmethanofuran dehydrogenase subunit B, which produces MPKLIKGVGCPYCGSSCDDIEVLVSDDETKVLEVHNACIIGTNLFHHANDPTRPRLPRKRQPDGTMKEIPYDEAIDWMAKTMLAAKKPLIYGFGSTNCEGMSAVGRIAEKSGAVLDNCATICHGPSFLAIFDNGYPSCTLGEAKNRADVVVFWGCNPMHAHPRHTSRYSIFPRGYFTQKGQMQRTVLCIDPRETDTAKLADHHLMLDQGHDYELFNAFRTVLKGHDIPDVVAGIPKEKIKQSVEIMKKAKFCMIFFGMGCTHSDGRNHNVDHAISLTRDLNEHTKCSIMAMRGHYNIAGPGQVWAWQFGFPYCIDLSKGTHAHMNPGETSSVDLAMRDEVDCFVNVGADAGAHFPIQPVQHLKKHPFITIDPNFNMASEISDLHIPVRIAGVDEPGVVYRMDNVPIQFKAVLKGLPGVPSDEELFNRVYERMCELTGTKPIWLAAKEDRRYPESEAVI; this is translated from the coding sequence ATGCCCAAGCTGATCAAAGGCGTCGGATGCCCGTACTGCGGTTCATCCTGCGACGATATCGAAGTGCTCGTCTCCGATGACGAGACGAAAGTCCTTGAAGTGCACAATGCCTGCATCATCGGGACCAACCTGTTCCACCATGCAAACGACCCCACCCGGCCCCGGCTCCCGCGCAAGCGCCAGCCCGACGGCACCATGAAGGAGATCCCTTATGACGAGGCGATCGACTGGATGGCAAAGACCATGCTCGCGGCCAAGAAGCCCTTAATCTATGGCTTCGGCTCAACCAACTGCGAAGGCATGAGCGCCGTAGGCCGGATTGCAGAGAAGTCCGGCGCCGTGCTCGACAACTGTGCAACCATCTGCCACGGTCCCTCGTTCCTTGCCATCTTCGACAACGGGTACCCGAGCTGCACCCTTGGCGAGGCCAAGAACCGGGCCGACGTCGTGGTCTTCTGGGGCTGCAACCCGATGCACGCCCACCCCCGCCACACCTCCCGGTACTCGATCTTCCCGCGTGGCTACTTCACCCAGAAGGGCCAGATGCAGAGGACCGTCCTCTGTATCGACCCGCGTGAGACCGATACCGCGAAACTCGCTGACCACCACCTGATGCTCGACCAGGGCCACGACTACGAGCTCTTCAATGCATTCCGGACCGTGCTCAAAGGCCACGACATCCCCGATGTAGTTGCCGGGATTCCGAAAGAGAAGATCAAGCAGTCGGTCGAGATCATGAAGAAGGCCAAGTTCTGCATGATCTTCTTCGGCATGGGCTGCACGCACAGTGACGGACGCAACCACAATGTCGACCATGCGATCAGCCTGACCCGCGACCTCAACGAGCACACCAAGTGCTCGATCATGGCCATGCGGGGCCACTACAATATCGCCGGTCCCGGCCAGGTCTGGGCCTGGCAGTTCGGCTTCCCGTACTGCATTGACCTCTCCAAGGGAACCCATGCCCACATGAACCCGGGCGAGACCAGCTCCGTCGACCTTGCCATGAGAGACGAAGTGGACTGCTTTGTCAATGTCGGAGCCGATGCCGGCGCCCACTTCCCGATCCAGCCGGTCCAGCACCTGAAGAAGCACCCGTTCATCACCATCGACCCGAACTTCAACATGGCAAGCGAGATCTCGGATCTCCACATCCCGGTCCGGATTGCCGGTGTGGACGAGCCGGGCGTTGTCTACCGTATGGACAATGTCCCGATCCAGTTCAAGGCAGTGCTCAAGGGGCTCCCGGGCGTACCGAGCGACGAGGAACTCTTCAACAGGGTCTACGAACGCATGTGCGAGCTTACGGGCACCAAGCCCATCTGGCTTGCAGCAAAGGAAGACCGGAGATACCCCGAGTCTGAGGCGGTGATCTGA
- a CDS encoding acyl-CoA dehydratase activase: MNTETGPVAGIDLGSTTIKLVIWDGRKYMARIRDASWNPREVATALLESAATEAGLESPPRVIATTGYGRRTMAGTMYTYTEIASHAKGASHLLPGCRFVIDIGGQDAKGIRLSQKGDVEDFVMNDKCAAGTGRFLSTMGLALGVPVDKLSHYADGTEPHRINAMCTVFAESEVISLVNHGIPRNAIIAGLHASIARRTASMVSPLHPAEPLAFTGGVSQNRDIARRLEKELGLVVTVPRDAVFAGALGAALLAWEKRESPEP, from the coding sequence ATGAACACAGAGACCGGACCCGTTGCAGGTATTGACCTCGGGTCGACCACGATCAAACTCGTGATCTGGGATGGCAGGAAGTACATGGCCCGGATACGGGACGCATCCTGGAACCCGCGGGAGGTTGCAACCGCCCTGCTCGAATCGGCAGCTACCGAGGCAGGTCTTGAAAGCCCGCCGCGAGTGATCGCAACAACAGGATACGGGCGCCGGACCATGGCGGGAACCATGTATACCTATACGGAGATAGCCAGCCATGCCAAAGGGGCGTCCCATCTCCTGCCCGGGTGCCGGTTCGTGATCGATATCGGGGGCCAGGATGCAAAAGGGATCCGGCTTTCGCAAAAAGGCGATGTGGAAGACTTCGTGATGAACGACAAGTGCGCTGCGGGAACCGGGCGGTTTCTCTCCACCATGGGGCTGGCCCTCGGGGTGCCTGTGGACAAACTCTCGCACTATGCGGACGGCACCGAACCGCACCGGATCAATGCCATGTGTACGGTATTCGCCGAGTCCGAAGTCATCAGCCTTGTCAATCACGGGATCCCGCGGAATGCAATCATTGCCGGTCTCCATGCCTCGATAGCCCGGAGGACTGCATCTATGGTCTCGCCGCTCCATCCGGCCGAGCCGCTCGCTTTTACCGGCGGGGTTTCGCAGAACCGTGACATAGCAAGAAGACTGGAAAAGGAACTCGGGCTTGTGGTTACGGTCCCCCGGGATGCCGTATTTGCCGGGGCGCTCGGGGCTGCACTGCTTGCGTGGGAGAAGCGGGAATCTCCCGAACCCTAA
- a CDS encoding double-cubane-cluster-containing anaerobic reductase — MRAEKMTYFDSVIPNASAAIKSVRDQGKKFVGFYCVFAPQELIVAADAVPVTLCATKEEPIADGEKYLPRNFCPLIKSSYGFAITEKCAFFNNSEFIIGETTCDGKKKMFELMETFKPTVVLEVPQSAKGETQKQYWRSEVARCKTEIEKRLGVKITDEKMKSAIKELNEQRALMRELAHMNTAIPAPLSGLDLLKVMWARNFTFDRAAFNQQLKDLITELKAMKAKGEGAMPKTAKRIIVTGVPTGVGAEKVLKIIEESGAAIVYIENCSGMKQYLHDVATAGSPLDAIADKYLETPCSCMSPNTGRLELLAKLAKEYHADGVVDITWVGCHTYNVESRVLKEYLSKHGNVPLLQIETDYSQGDAGQIRTRIEAFLEMVSKKH, encoded by the coding sequence ATGAGAGCAGAGAAAATGACCTATTTCGATTCGGTGATACCGAATGCATCGGCAGCGATCAAGAGCGTACGCGACCAGGGCAAAAAGTTCGTAGGATTCTACTGCGTGTTTGCGCCACAGGAACTCATCGTGGCAGCCGACGCGGTACCGGTGACCCTCTGTGCAACCAAGGAAGAGCCCATCGCAGACGGCGAGAAGTACCTCCCGCGGAACTTCTGCCCGCTCATCAAGTCGAGCTACGGGTTTGCGATCACCGAGAAATGTGCGTTCTTCAACAACTCCGAGTTCATCATCGGCGAGACAACCTGCGATGGCAAGAAGAAGATGTTCGAGCTGATGGAGACCTTCAAGCCGACCGTTGTCCTTGAAGTACCCCAGAGTGCAAAAGGCGAGACCCAGAAGCAGTACTGGCGCTCGGAAGTTGCCCGGTGCAAGACCGAGATCGAGAAACGCCTTGGTGTCAAGATCACCGATGAGAAGATGAAGTCTGCGATCAAGGAGCTCAACGAGCAGCGGGCACTCATGAGGGAGCTTGCCCACATGAATACGGCGATTCCCGCCCCGTTGTCCGGCCTGGACCTGCTCAAGGTGATGTGGGCCCGCAACTTCACGTTCGACCGGGCTGCATTCAACCAGCAGCTCAAGGACCTGATCACGGAACTCAAAGCCATGAAGGCCAAGGGCGAGGGAGCAATGCCGAAGACCGCAAAGCGGATCATCGTGACCGGTGTTCCTACGGGTGTCGGTGCCGAGAAGGTCCTGAAGATCATTGAGGAGTCCGGCGCTGCAATCGTGTACATCGAGAACTGCTCCGGCATGAAGCAGTATCTCCACGATGTTGCCACAGCCGGTTCCCCGCTCGACGCAATTGCCGACAAGTACCTGGAGACCCCCTGCTCCTGCATGAGCCCGAATACCGGCAGGCTCGAACTCCTTGCAAAACTTGCAAAAGAGTATCATGCTGACGGCGTTGTCGATATCACCTGGGTCGGCTGCCACACGTACAACGTGGAATCCCGTGTCCTCAAGGAGTATCTCTCAAAGCACGGGAATGTGCCCCTCCTCCAGATCGAGACCGACTACTCGCAGGGCGATGCCGGCCAGATCAGGACCCGTATCGAGGCATTCCTCGAGATGGTCTCAAAGAAACACTAA
- a CDS encoding 4Fe-4S dicluster domain-containing protein, whose translation MAFSVHVNMNRCTGCGICVVACPVNALELHTLEPVTNEKIYYVKDGKSINLDAKTELCAGCGVCVDACPYKVITLSGRGDTSAMVHQ comes from the coding sequence ATGGCGTTTTCAGTACATGTAAACATGAACCGGTGCACCGGGTGTGGGATCTGCGTGGTTGCCTGCCCGGTCAATGCCCTTGAGCTTCATACGCTTGAGCCGGTAACGAACGAAAAGATCTATTACGTCAAGGACGGGAAATCGATCAACCTTGATGCAAAGACGGAACTTTGTGCCGGCTGCGGCGTGTGTGTGGATGCATGCCCGTACAAAGTGATCACCCTTTCAGGAAGGGGAGATACCAGCGCGATGGTACACCAGTAA
- a CDS encoding C-GCAxxG-C-C family (seleno)protein: MQELKVPVDPARIRKIAEEYYRSGQFYCSEAIVRTINDEFRLGYPDEIVRLASGFPIGIGSSGCACGAVTGGVMALGMVFGRSTPKDPCIDRCLALSRELHMLFVHRHGCLCCRTLTHGMVLKSPEHMRQCIAFTGEVAEETATIILRELDTPKGISGPDRSI, translated from the coding sequence ATGCAGGAACTCAAGGTCCCGGTCGATCCGGCCAGGATCCGAAAGATCGCCGAGGAATATTACCGGTCCGGGCAGTTTTACTGCTCGGAGGCGATCGTCCGGACCATCAACGATGAATTCAGGCTGGGCTATCCGGATGAGATCGTCAGGCTTGCATCCGGCTTCCCGATCGGTATCGGCAGTTCGGGCTGTGCCTGCGGGGCGGTGACCGGGGGCGTGATGGCCCTCGGCATGGTCTTTGGCCGGAGCACTCCCAAGGACCCCTGCATTGACCGGTGCCTGGCGCTTTCACGGGAACTGCATATGCTGTTCGTCCACCGGCACGGCTGCCTGTGCTGCCGTACCCTGACGCATGGTATGGTCCTGAAGTCCCCTGAGCATATGCGGCAATGCATTGCATTTACCGGTGAAGTGGCAGAAGAAACGGCAACGATCATCCTGCGGGAACTGGACACTCCCAAAGGAATATCCGGTCCAGACAGATCGATATAA
- a CDS encoding DsrE family protein, producing the protein MTSHFFLLTGPLGQERLSWIEETLKFFFVKMNPENLLQHGKAREGIFTFLLSGDALYSLQDPETLAIWEIILSLPSIRIICDRQELSLRGISVERLKMKSPDQVIDHNSLSINGQTSFWKDVSKIARQHEQPVPSTIGFFQLYSPYMNRSTLYALQCLTAAAEVQASVELYAYLDGVHMGHLSQNPSEFENIGNGLDELYEKCSKRGLSCLMLACGRCAAARGYSTWDDGQGVVVSTCTIKPFKIRNLHEIIDRFERNHIILGENMASIELKKEGMASSFSLQEKGRAPPVTILITRFPYGTELAFGGLSFAVACAYEGIQTRVIFIEDGVYALSGTHHLERETQFFNLQEVIDAVAGSENLQLFAFQPSLHRRGITKNKKMNAVLDIGVTELGQLLFTPPAGVQAIHQRVIFF; encoded by the coding sequence ATGACCTCACATTTTTTTCTTCTCACCGGACCGCTCGGACAGGAACGACTCTCCTGGATTGAGGAGACCCTCAAATTCTTCTTCGTTAAAATGAACCCGGAGAACCTTCTCCAGCACGGGAAAGCCCGGGAAGGAATTTTTACCTTCCTGCTCAGCGGGGATGCCCTGTACAGCCTCCAGGATCCCGAGACTCTCGCCATCTGGGAGATCATCCTCTCCCTGCCCTCCATTCGGATCATCTGCGACCGGCAGGAACTCTCTCTCCGGGGCATCTCGGTTGAGCGGCTGAAGATGAAGAGCCCGGACCAGGTGATCGATCACAACAGCTTAAGCATCAATGGCCAGACCTCGTTCTGGAAAGACGTATCAAAGATCGCACGGCAGCACGAGCAGCCGGTGCCAAGCACGATCGGCTTCTTCCAGCTGTACTCTCCCTACATGAACCGCTCCACCCTCTATGCCCTCCAGTGCCTCACCGCGGCTGCCGAGGTCCAAGCATCCGTTGAACTCTATGCGTACCTTGACGGGGTTCACATGGGACACCTGAGCCAGAATCCTTCGGAGTTCGAGAATATCGGGAACGGGCTTGACGAGCTTTACGAGAAATGTTCGAAACGGGGGCTTTCCTGCCTGATGCTCGCCTGCGGCCGGTGTGCAGCTGCCCGCGGATACAGTACCTGGGACGACGGGCAGGGGGTGGTCGTATCAACGTGTACTATCAAACCCTTCAAGATCCGCAATCTCCACGAGATCATCGACCGCTTCGAACGCAACCACATCATTCTCGGTGAGAATATGGCCTCGATCGAGCTCAAAAAAGAGGGCATGGCGAGTTCGTTTAGCCTCCAGGAGAAAGGCCGGGCGCCCCCGGTCACGATCCTGATAACCCGTTTCCCGTACGGGACCGAACTGGCGTTTGGGGGGCTCTCGTTTGCCGTGGCCTGCGCTTACGAGGGCATACAAACCCGGGTGATCTTTATCGAGGACGGGGTGTACGCCCTGAGCGGCACCCATCACCTGGAGCGGGAGACGCAGTTCTTCAACCTGCAGGAAGTGATCGATGCGGTGGCAGGAAGCGAGAATCTTCAGCTCTTCGCGTTCCAGCCCTCCCTCCACCGCCGCGGCATCACCAAGAACAAGAAGATGAATGCGGTCCTCGATATCGGGGTTACCGAGCTTGGCCAGCTCCTTTTCACCCCTCCTGCGGGCGTCCAGGCAATCCACCAGCGGGTGATCTTCTTCTGA
- a CDS encoding YeeE/YedE thiosulfate transporter family protein, producing the protein MAAAGWLAKNIAVIAVPIVTILLGILIGWLGQRSGFCSIGGFRDFFLFKHTRLLYGYLALIIGAFVGYLVFWLITPSAFEHFFWLATSGFTPVPGAPAGLTVAGYIVLAIVGGIAVGIIGVLLGGCPLRQVVMTSEGNLKSLCFVIGMCVGSVVFAMWVSGWGVALIKSLGIA; encoded by the coding sequence ATGGCAGCGGCTGGCTGGCTTGCAAAGAACATTGCCGTCATCGCGGTGCCCATCGTAACCATCCTCCTTGGGATCCTCATCGGCTGGCTCGGGCAGCGGTCCGGGTTCTGCTCAATCGGGGGGTTCCGGGACTTCTTCCTCTTCAAGCATACCCGGCTCCTCTACGGGTACCTCGCCCTGATCATAGGGGCGTTTGTCGGCTATCTCGTCTTCTGGCTTATCACCCCCTCGGCATTCGAGCACTTCTTCTGGCTCGCAACAAGCGGGTTCACCCCGGTCCCCGGTGCACCGGCAGGCCTCACGGTTGCCGGGTACATCGTTCTTGCGATTGTCGGCGGGATAGCCGTCGGTATCATCGGGGTCCTTCTTGGGGGATGCCCGCTCCGCCAGGTTGTCATGACCTCGGAAGGCAACCTCAAATCGCTCTGCTTTGTCATCGGGATGTGCGTTGGATCGGTAGTCTTTGCCATGTGGGTCTCCGGCTGGGGAGTTGCCCTCATCAAGAGCCTGGGGATTGCGTAA